One region of Salvia miltiorrhiza cultivar Shanhuang (shh) chromosome 3, IMPLAD_Smil_shh, whole genome shotgun sequence genomic DNA includes:
- the LOC131018308 gene encoding secreted RxLR effector protein 161-like, with translation MVDCKPCATPMTPATKLSKEGGVLFDDPTMYRSTVGALQYLTITRPDIAYSVNKLSQFLAAPTTLHWTACKRLLRYLKGTASLRLSFKPSATSQIIGYSDADWAGSVDDRRSTGGHCIYLGSNLITWSAKKQDVVSRSSAESEYRSLANATTDIVWLHALCSELGLTLQSPSKLWCDNISALALAGNPVFHTRTKHIEVDIHYIRDKIKDGTIEVGYVPSNDQIADLLTKPLADTRFCALRDKLNLLP, from the coding sequence ATGGTGGACTGCAAACCATGTGCAACACCTATGACACCTGCTACCAAGTTATCTAAAGAAGGTGGTGTTTTGTTTGATGATCCAACTATGTATCGCAGCACTGTTGGAGCTTTACAATATCTTACCATTACAAGACCTGATATAGCTTACTCGGTAAATAAGCTTAGTCAGTTCTTGGCTGCTCCCACCACTCTCCATTGGACTGCCTGCAAGAGGCTACTCAGGTACTTAAAGGGTACAGCCTCACTTCGTCTATCATTTAAGCCATCTGCTACCTCTCAGATTATAGGTTACTCTGATGCGGACTGGGCGGGCTCAGTGGATGATCGTCGCTCAACAGGTGGTCACTGCATCTATTTGGGGTCTAATCTTATCACTTGGTCAGCTAAAAAGCAGGATGTAGTCAGTCGAAGTAGTGCGGAGTCGGAATACCGAAGCCTGGCCAATGCCACGACTGATATTGTATGGTTGCATGCTTTGTGCAGCGAACTTGGGCTTACTTTGCAGTCTCCATCCAAGTTGTGGTGTGACAACATCAGTGCCCTTGCCTTGGCTGGCAACCCGGTTTTTCACACGAGAACTAAGCACATCGAAGTTGACATTCATTATATCCGTGATAAGATAAAGGATGGAACAATTGAAGTAGGTTATGTGCCTTCCAATGATCAGATTGCTGACCTCCTCACCAAGCCATTGGCTGACACTAGGTTCTGTGCACTTCGTGATAAACTGAATCTGTTGCCGTAA
- the LOC131017584 gene encoding disease resistance RPP8-like protein 3 isoform X1 → MWWAWGKMWKCLLRTKIIGGKGYNSWIVLIKGMSGIGKTALARKIYNHPTIIQHFEPRAWVSNSAHFTIKELLIKLIQQVEDPQNLHSSSLLENMDNESLRDMLYQHLKGTRYFVVLDDVPKQMHLKSFLQILPEGSGNGSRLLLTSHMMHVDIYVRDENVHQMKPLDAEKSWQLFLKTINHGNRLTGEHKFPKSLEHMGKQMLRKCDGLPLAIKEVGKQLAEKKVSEGIEWEQLLESVDFGSMLKLLEPFYLQLDPKLESCFLCMAFFKESTTLRKEKLKQIWVAGGVVDSAYKCKSYLDGLINESVIDVKEKSTEYRMNALLHMLSIQKQRKN, encoded by the exons ATGTGGTGGGCTTGGGGGAAGATGTGGAAATGCTTGCTTCGCACAAAGATTATTGGTGGGAAAGGATACAACAGTTGGATTGTTCTTATCAAAGGGATGAGTGGTATTGGAAAGACAGCTCTTGCGAGAAAGATATACAACCATCCAACCATCATTCAGCACTTCGAGCCTCGTGCTTGGGTATCTAATTCTGCTCACTTCACTATTAAAGAGCTACTTATCAAACTAATACAACAGGTAGAAGATCCTCAGAATCTCCATTCATCTTCCTTATTGGAGAATATGGACAACGAGAGTCTCCGAGATATGCTTTATCAACACTTGAAAGGAACACGATATTTTGTAGTTCTCGACGACGTACCCAAACAGATGCACTTGAAGTCTTTCTTGCAAATTCTTCCAGAAggat CAGGGAATGGAAGTAGATTGCTGCTCACAAGTCACATGATGCATGTCGACATATATGTACGCGATGAAAATGTTCATCAGATGAAACCTTTGGATGCTGAGAAGAGCTGGCAATTGTTTTTGAAAACAATAAACCATGGGAATAGGTTGACAGGTGAGCACAAATTCCCGAAGTCCTTGGAGCATATGGGAAAACAAATGTTGAGAAAATGTGACGGTCTGCCATTAGCTATAAAAGAGGTGGGAAAGCAGTTAGCAGAAAAGAAAGTCTCAGAGGGGATTGAATGGGAACAACTTCTTGAATCAGTTGATTTTGGTTCAATGCTCAAGTTATTGGAACCATTTTATCTTCAATTGGATCCCAAGCTGGAGTCGTGTTTCTTGTGTATGGCCTTCTTTAAGGAAAGCACAACTTTGAGGAAAGAAAAGTTGAAACAGATATGGGTTGCAGGAGGAGTAGTGGATTCAGCATATAAATGTAAATCATATTTAGATGGTTTAATCAATGAATCTGTTATTGATGTCAAGGAAAAGAGCACGGAGTATCGAATGAATGCTCTGCTACACATGCTATCCATCCAAAAGCAGAGGAAAAACTAG
- the LOC131017584 gene encoding disease resistance RPP8-like protein 3 isoform X2, whose product MWWAWGKMWKCLLRTKIIGGKGYNSWIVLIKGMSGIGKTALARKIYNHPTIIQHFEPRAWVSNSAHFTIKELLIKLIQQVEDPQNLHSSSLLENMDNESLRDMLYQHLKGTRYFVVLDDVPKQMHLKSFLQILPEGWNGSRLLLTSHMMHVDIYVRDENVHQMKPLDAEKSWQLFLKTINHGNRLTGEHKFPKSLEHMGKQMLRKCDGLPLAIKEVGKQLAEKKVSEGIEWEQLLESVDFGSMLKLLEPFYLQLDPKLESCFLCMAFFKESTTLRKEKLKQIWVAGGVVDSAYKCKSYLDGLINESVIDVKEKSTEYRMNALLHMLSIQKQRKN is encoded by the exons ATGTGGTGGGCTTGGGGGAAGATGTGGAAATGCTTGCTTCGCACAAAGATTATTGGTGGGAAAGGATACAACAGTTGGATTGTTCTTATCAAAGGGATGAGTGGTATTGGAAAGACAGCTCTTGCGAGAAAGATATACAACCATCCAACCATCATTCAGCACTTCGAGCCTCGTGCTTGGGTATCTAATTCTGCTCACTTCACTATTAAAGAGCTACTTATCAAACTAATACAACAGGTAGAAGATCCTCAGAATCTCCATTCATCTTCCTTATTGGAGAATATGGACAACGAGAGTCTCCGAGATATGCTTTATCAACACTTGAAAGGAACACGATATTTTGTAGTTCTCGACGACGTACCCAAACAGATGCACTTGAAGTCTTTCTTGCAAATTCTTCCAGAAggat GGAATGGAAGTAGATTGCTGCTCACAAGTCACATGATGCATGTCGACATATATGTACGCGATGAAAATGTTCATCAGATGAAACCTTTGGATGCTGAGAAGAGCTGGCAATTGTTTTTGAAAACAATAAACCATGGGAATAGGTTGACAGGTGAGCACAAATTCCCGAAGTCCTTGGAGCATATGGGAAAACAAATGTTGAGAAAATGTGACGGTCTGCCATTAGCTATAAAAGAGGTGGGAAAGCAGTTAGCAGAAAAGAAAGTCTCAGAGGGGATTGAATGGGAACAACTTCTTGAATCAGTTGATTTTGGTTCAATGCTCAAGTTATTGGAACCATTTTATCTTCAATTGGATCCCAAGCTGGAGTCGTGTTTCTTGTGTATGGCCTTCTTTAAGGAAAGCACAACTTTGAGGAAAGAAAAGTTGAAACAGATATGGGTTGCAGGAGGAGTAGTGGATTCAGCATATAAATGTAAATCATATTTAGATGGTTTAATCAATGAATCTGTTATTGATGTCAAGGAAAAGAGCACGGAGTATCGAATGAATGCTCTGCTACACATGCTATCCATCCAAAAGCAGAGGAAAAACTAG